From a region of the Impatiens glandulifera chromosome 4, dImpGla2.1, whole genome shotgun sequence genome:
- the LOC124934819 gene encoding agamous-like MADS-box protein AGL62 encodes MVRISKGRKKITMTKMQNESNLQVTFSKRRTGLFKKSSELTTLCAAEMLVIVFSPGKKVYSFGHPSVEELVDRFMGTHGLSSGLSHETQQLVEAHRMSNIRDMNTRLMEVQEQLEVEKRRGEAVTRALQHGREHRWWEGSIEKMTYLQLEQLKGSLENVKAMVAQNISEVSNPLHLLAATSGPPSYL; translated from the coding sequence ATGGTGAGGATAAGCAAAGGGCGTAAAAAAATCACTATGACCAAAATGCAAAATGAGAGCAACCTTCAAGTTACCTTCTCCAAGAGAAGAACTGGATTATTTAAGAAGTCCAGTGAACTGACTACACTTTGTGCTGCTGAGATGTTGGTTATCGTCTTCTCTCCGGGGAAGAAGGTGTACTCATTCGGTCACCCAAGTGTTGAGGAATTGGTTGATCGATTCATGGGTACTCATGGCTTGTCCTCCGGGCTTTCTCATGAGACCCAACAACTAGTGGAGGCTCACCGGATGTCTAACATAAGGGATATGAATACTCGACTCATGGAGGTTCAGGAACAATTGGAGGTGGAGAAAAGGCGTGGGGAGGCGGTGACTCGAGCCTTGCAGCATGGAAGGGAACATAGGTGGTGGGAGGGTTCAATTGAGAAGATGACATATCTTCAACTTGAGCAGCTCAAAGGGTCTCTCGAGAATGTGAAGGCCATGGTTGCTCAAAACATATCGGAGGTTTCCAACCCGCTTCATTTGCTTGCAGCTACTAGTGGACCACCTAGTTATCTTTAA
- the LOC124934817 gene encoding F-box protein CPR1-like: protein MASFFPDEILENVLCRLPVKSLLRLRCVSKSWLSLISSPRFVKLHLNRSVQTKSNLSLFLITGHEFFRWNLYSLDHDLQPPEVINHPIDGHPFRYRWYTIGSCHGLICLSNSIDDTVYLWNLSTKKSIKLPYANPSSSCYDRSYGFGYDNTNDDYRVVRTVLGRDAQGDIINYEINVYSLRSNSWHMSEKFHHCPNFESKNVMACGALHWISGNIEEEEKSWIVAFNLGTEKYRVIPLPKYSGPHYIICLNNFEEYLSLSCHYYSNVVDVWLLNEYGGKNEYWSKLISLPAAEPQTDSPNFQSVKPLAYSKSGKKVLLQMDYISLVWYNLEDESVEDIMLNDLGPFFDFYP from the coding sequence ATGGCGTCATTCTTTCCGGATGAGATTCTAGAAAACGTTCTTTGTCGATTGCCTGTTAAGTCTCTGCTCCGTTTAAGGTGCGTTTCTAAATCTTGGCTTTCTCTAATTAGTAGCCCTCGTTTCGTCAAATTGCATCTGAACAGATCAGTCCAAACCAAGAGCAATCTTAGTCTATTCCTGATAACCGGCCACGAATTCTTTCGGTGGAATTTGTATTCCCTCGACCACGATCTTCAACCGCCGGAGGTCATTAACCATCCGATCGATGGCCATCCGTTTAGATATCGGTGGTATACAATCGGCTCCTGTCACGGATTGATCTGCTTGTCAAATTCCATTGATGACACTGTCTATTTATGGAATTTATCAACAAAAAAGTCTATAAAACTGCCTTATGCCAATCCTTCTAGCAGTTGCTATGATAGATCTTATGGATTTGGTTACGATAACACCAATGACGATTACAGAGTGGTGAGAACTGTGTTGGGTAGAGATGCTCAAGGGGACATCATCAATTACGAGATTAATGTTTATAGTTTGAGATCAAATTCGTGGCATATGTCAGAGAAGTTTCATCACTGTCCAAATTTTGAAAGTAAAAATGTCATGGCTTGTGGAGCTCTGCACTGGATTTCAGGAAATatagaagaggaagagaaaagTTGGATTGTTGCCTTTAATCTTGGTACAGAGAAATACCGAGTAATTCCACTGCCTAAGTACAGTGGTCctcattatattatatgtttgaataattttgaagaatactTATCATTATCTTGTCATTACTACTCAAATGTCGTGgatgtttggttattaaatgaATATGGTGGGAAGAATGAATATTGGTCGAAATTAATTTCATTGCCGGCAGCAGAACCTCAGACGGACAGCCCAAATTTCCAGTCTGTGAAACCGCTTGCTTATTCAAAAAGTGGTAAGAAAGTACTGCTGCAGATGGATTATATTTCGCTTGTTTGGTATAACTTAGAAGATGAGTCAGTTGAAGATATTATGTTAAATGATTTGGGACCTTTTTTTGATTTCTACCCTTGA